From a region of the Mercurialis annua linkage group LG1-X, ddMerAnnu1.2, whole genome shotgun sequence genome:
- the LOC126657061 gene encoding aldehyde dehydrogenase family 3 member H1: MAGDENKAVFDMEAASGMVNELRGSFGAGKTRSYEWRVSQIKSLVKLCEFHEKEIVEALRLDISKPELESTVYEIGMLKNSCKVALKELKRWMKPEKAKTSLTSFPSSAEIVSEPLGVVLIISAWNYPLLLSLDPVVGAIAAGNAVVLKPSEIAPATSSLLAKLVAAYLDPSCIRVIEGAVAETTALLEQKWDKIFYTGNGRVGRIVMAAAAKHLTPVVLELGGKSPVVIGPGINLQVATRRIIAGKWGCNNGQACISPDYIITTKDYAPKLVDTLKEEIERFYGKNPLASKDLSRIVNSNHFARLSKLLDEDKVSGKIVYGGERDEENLRIAPTILMDVPQDSLMMNEEIFGPLLPIILVNKIEECFDLINSGTKPLAAYLFTNSKKLKEQFVASVSAGGVVVNDTTLHLAVHSLPFGGVGESGMGAYHGKFSFDAFSHKKAVLYRSFAGDAAVRYPPYTKGKVRLMKALISGGIWSIICALFGWSK; this comes from the exons ATGGCGGGTGATGAGAACAAGGCGGTGTTTGATATGGAAGCAGCGAGTGGAATGGTGAATGAATTAAGAGGAAGTTTTGGGGCTGGTAAAACGAGAAGCTACGAGTGGAGAGTGAGTCAGATAAAAAGCCTTGTGAAGTTATGTGAGTTTCACGAGAAAGAGATCGTTGAAGCTCTCCGTCTCGATATTTCTAAACCTGAACTTGAATCCACTGTCTACGAG ATAGGTATGCTTAAGAACTCATGCAAAGTGGCACTCAAGGAATTGAAACGTTGGATGAAGCCAGAAAAG GCAAAGACCTCATTGACATCTTTTCCTTCATCGGCTGAAATAGTGTCAGAACCATTGGGTGTTGTATTGATAATTTCCGCATGGAACTATCCTTTAT TGTTGTCTCTTGATCCAGTTGTTGGAGCTATTGCAGCTGGTAATGCCGTGGTCTTGAAACCTTCAGAAATTGCTCCAGCCACATCCTCATTGCTTGCAAAATTAGTAGCAGCATACTTGGATCCTTCTTGCATAAGGGTTATTGAGGGGGCTGTTGCTGAAACTACTGCCCTGCTGGAGCAAAAGTgggataaaatattttatacag GCAATGGAAGAGTAGGACGTATAGTGATGGCAGCTGCTGCAAAGCACTTGACACCAGTTGTTCTGGAGCTTGGAGGAAAATCTCCAGTTGTCATTGGCCCAGGAATCAATTTACAA GTTGCAACTAGGCGGATAATTGCAGGCAAGTGGGGTTGTAACAACGGGCAAGCTTGTATTTCTCCTGATTACATcataacaacaaaagattaTGCTCCAAAGCTG GTGGATACTTTAAAAGAAGAAATAGAGAGATTCTATGGAAAAAATCCATTAGCGTCAAAAGATTTGTCCCGAATTGTGAATTCAAACCATTTTGCTCGATTGAGTAAACTACTGGATGAGGATAAGGTTTCTGGTAAGATTGTATATGGAGGTGAACGAGATGAAGAAAATCT GAGAATTGCTCCCACCATCTTGATGGATGTTCCACAAGACTCTCTGATGATGAATGAAGAGATATTTGGTCCCTTGCTTCCCATTATCCTG GTCAATAAAATTGAAGAGTGTTTTGATCTGATAAACTCAGGAACAAAGCCACTTGCTGCCTATTTATTTACAAATAGTAAAAAACTAAAGGAACAGTTTGTGGCGTCTGTCTCTGCCGGCGGTGTAGTTGTCAATGACACTACCTTGCAT CTTGCAGTTCATAGTTTACCATTTGGTGGTGTGGGGGAGAGTGGAATGGGCGCATACCACGGCAAATTCTCATTTGATGCTTTTAGCCATAAGAAGGCAGTCCTTTATCGAAGTTTTGCGGGTGATGCAGCAGTCAGGTATCCGCCATATACTAAAGGAAAGGTACGCTTGATGAAGGCTTTGATTAGCGGTGGCATTTGGAGCATAATCTGTGCTCTTTTTGGTTGGAGTAAATAG
- the LOC126657068 gene encoding uncharacterized protein LOC126657068, whose product MVHHPHNLTLPTGASISDQHRKKNNLNFKTFCKVYTSILRWCRLKKSSSLAPPPPPSSSSSKKSRSSSGKRESRATRESSQEVGEEIEKEGTMNSCRVQSHARSGGLYKHKKVDNCFPNVSAPLSRTGSRRSTSPSPSFMYRSMSRGSIDSSYGFSSSLSRNASKRSTTPIMFSNSTGLMKPPPVQKYLECSLDDLSRGCKKKIKVTRDVVTNTGQIVEEEEILTIDIKPGWKKGTKITFQGMGNERPGTSPADITFVIAEKRHPLFRREGDDLEIAVEIPLVKALTGCDISIPLLGGETTTLMIDDIIYPGFEKIIKGQGMPKSKELGKRGNLKVVFLVEFPKELTEEQRSNVLNILDGSS is encoded by the exons ATGGTACATCATCCTCATAACCTCACCCTACCAACAGGTGCCTCCATTTCGGATCAGCACAGAAAGAAAAATAATCTCAACTTTAAAACTTTTTGTAAAGTTTACACATCAATTCTAAGATGGTGTAGGCTTAAGAAATCATCATCATTAGCACCGCCGCCCCCTCCgtcttcttcatcttcaaaaaAGTCGCGTTCTTCTTCCGGCAAAAGAGAATCCCGAGCCACCCGCGAATCAAGCCAG GAGGTGGGAGAAGAAATAGAAAAGGAGGGGACAATGAATAGCTGTAGAGTGCAAAGTCATGCTAGATCTGGAGGATTATACAAGCATAAAAAGGTCGATAATTGTTTTCCGAACGTATCAGCGCCTTTATCAAGAACCGGGAGTAGAAGAAGCACATCACCATCACCGTCCTTTATGTATAGAAGCATGAGCCGTGGAAGCATTGACTCGAGTTACGGCTTCTCTTCATCTCTTTCGAGAAATGCAAGCAAGAGAAGCACAACTCCTATCATGTTTTCAAATTCGACAGGGTTGATGAAACCTCCCCCGGTTCAAAAATATCTCGAGTGCAGCCTCGACGACTTGTCACGTGGATGCAAGAAGAAAATTAAGGTTACAAGAGACGTCGTTACTAATACAGG GCAAATAGTTGAAGAAGAGGAAATACTAACAATAGACATAAAGCCAGGATGGAAAAAAGGAACAAAGATAACATTTCAGGGAATGGGAAATGAGAGACCTGGAACATCTCCAGCAGACATAACTTTTGTTATAGCTGAGAAAAGACATCCTCTGTTTCGGAGAGAAGGAGATGATTTGGAGATAGCTGTAGAAATTCCATTAGTAAAAGCACTCACAGGCTGTGACATTTCGATCCCTTTGCTGGGCGGCGAAACCACAACTTTGATGATTGATGATATTATTTACCCTGGATTTGAGAAGATTATCAAAGGACAAGGTATGCCGAAATCAAAAGAGCTAGGAAAAAGAGGAAACTTGAAAGTAGTTTTTCTAGTCGAGTTTCCAAAAGAACTAACCGAAGAACAACGTTCCAATGTTCTTAATATTCTAGATGGTTCTAGTTGA